A region of Brevundimonas sp. NIBR10 DNA encodes the following proteins:
- a CDS encoding NlpC/P60 family protein has translation MTLSAALDERTVLARPDLAELGLEGLVRAKAYRPLSAMHATVGVLDIHDGVDPATATRVDQLLFGEAFDVLDRDGDRVWGRARRDGTVGWVNRWALAAGAPLATHRVASVSAVLPLNALVHHQWSGVALEDLSPIGEFETDPVSVAERMLGVPHALGARSSTLTDCSGLVQQTLYACGREGPRHSDRQAELGRAVDRADLRRGDLVIWLAPSGETAFTGHSAMALDGQTLIHATGHHGAVVTEPLAEAEARYAEGGFQPPVFRRLDTF, from the coding sequence TTGACCCTATCCGCAGCCCTCGATGAGCGCACCGTGCTCGCTCGGCCCGATCTGGCCGAGCTGGGGCTCGAGGGACTCGTACGCGCCAAGGCCTACCGTCCGCTCAGCGCCATGCACGCGACCGTCGGCGTCCTCGACATCCATGACGGCGTCGATCCCGCGACCGCGACCCGCGTCGATCAGCTGCTGTTCGGCGAGGCCTTCGACGTGCTGGACCGGGACGGCGACCGGGTCTGGGGTCGGGCGCGGCGGGACGGGACGGTGGGCTGGGTCAACCGCTGGGCCCTGGCGGCCGGTGCGCCCCTGGCCACCCACCGCGTGGCCTCGGTCTCGGCGGTGCTGCCGCTCAACGCCCTGGTGCATCATCAGTGGTCGGGCGTCGCACTTGAGGACCTGTCGCCCATCGGCGAGTTCGAGACCGATCCCGTTTCGGTCGCCGAACGGATGCTGGGCGTGCCCCATGCCCTGGGCGCGCGCTCATCGACCCTAACCGACTGTTCGGGCCTGGTGCAACAGACGCTCTACGCCTGCGGCCGGGAGGGGCCGCGTCATTCGGACCGGCAGGCCGAACTGGGCCGCGCGGTGGACCGCGCCGACCTGCGACGCGGCGATCTGGTCATCTGGCTGGCCCCGTCGGGCGAAACCGCCTTCACCGGCCATTCCGCCATGGCCCTGGACGGCCAGACCCTGATCCACGCCACCGGCCATCACGGCGCGGTCGTCACCGAGCCCCTGGCGGAAGCCGAGGCCCGCTATGCCGAGGGTGGGTTCCAGCCGCCTGTGTTCCGCCGGCTGGACACCTTCTGA
- a CDS encoding iron-sulfur cluster assembly scaffold protein: MIDELYSARILSLAANLPHSGRLPAPEGTGERVAKLCGSKAVVDVVLDDAGRVTDFAQDVKACALGQAAAGVLGEAVIGSTEPEIEAARDATLAMLKSAGEGPVGRFEGLRALKLVADYPARHASTLVSIEATLDAVRMARTSRTSLAGAA, encoded by the coding sequence ATGATCGACGAGCTCTACAGCGCGCGTATCCTGTCGCTGGCGGCGAACCTGCCGCACAGCGGACGGCTACCTGCACCCGAGGGCACCGGAGAGCGGGTGGCCAAGTTGTGCGGGTCCAAGGCGGTCGTCGATGTCGTGCTGGATGATGCTGGTCGCGTCACCGACTTCGCTCAGGACGTGAAGGCCTGCGCTCTGGGTCAGGCCGCCGCGGGGGTGTTGGGCGAGGCTGTGATCGGGTCAACGGAGCCCGAGATCGAGGCCGCCCGCGACGCCACCCTGGCCATGCTGAAATCCGCCGGCGAGGGGCCTGTCGGTCGGTTCGAGGGCCTGCGTGCGCTGAAGCTGGTCGCCGACTATCCGGCCCGGCACGCCTCCACCCTAGTGTCGATCGAGGCGACGCTGGATGCCGTGCGTATGGCCCGGACGTCGCGAACTAGCCTCGCCGGCGCCGCCTGA
- a CDS encoding tetratricopeptide repeat protein, with amino-acid sequence MSRLAILATAIALLGSPVLAEERTPAPAATPTPAGSVERANYDRADPLTRSVFWGRQNEIDPSDPVAGVKAAQALRELGQYDQAATLAQSVLLTQSSNVEAMLEVGRAHIARGQAFYGIGPLEQARALAPNDWRPLSLLGVAYTQVRRIEDGKAAWNEGLRLSRDNPDILTNAAMALTAQGDARGGEVLLRRAVAQPGATLKTQLNLALVLGLQGNMGEAEQIVRRALPPEAADRNLAWLRDKTAGAAVPVQTDGASPAMARTWGSLQGQ; translated from the coding sequence ATGTCGCGCCTCGCCATCCTCGCCACCGCCATCGCCCTTCTCGGCAGCCCCGTCCTGGCCGAAGAGCGCACGCCCGCGCCTGCCGCCACCCCCACGCCGGCCGGTTCCGTCGAGCGGGCCAACTATGACCGCGCCGACCCCCTGACCCGCTCGGTGTTCTGGGGCCGTCAGAACGAGATCGATCCGTCCGACCCGGTCGCCGGGGTCAAGGCGGCCCAGGCCCTGAGGGAACTGGGTCAGTACGATCAGGCCGCGACCCTGGCCCAGAGCGTGCTGCTGACACAGTCGTCCAACGTCGAGGCCATGCTGGAAGTCGGGCGCGCCCATATCGCGCGGGGCCAGGCCTTCTACGGCATCGGGCCGCTGGAACAGGCGCGGGCCCTGGCGCCGAACGACTGGCGGCCGCTGTCGCTGCTGGGCGTGGCCTATACCCAGGTGCGGCGGATCGAGGACGGCAAGGCGGCCTGGAACGAGGGCCTGCGGCTGTCGCGCGACAACCCCGACATCCTGACCAATGCCGCCATGGCCCTGACCGCCCAGGGCGATGCGCGCGGCGGCGAGGTCCTGCTGCGTCGCGCCGTGGCCCAGCCGGGCGCGACCCTGAAGACCCAGCTGAACCTGGCCCTGGTCCTGGGTCTGCAAGGCAATATGGGCGAGGCCGAACAGATCGTCCGCCGCGCCCTGCCGCCCGAGGCCGCCGACCGCAATCTGGCCTGGTTGCGCGACAAGACGGCGGGGGCCGCGGTACCGGTGCAGACGGACGGCGCATCGCCGGCCATGGCCCGGACCTGGGGCTCGTTGCAGGGGCAGTAG
- the thrS gene encoding threonine--tRNA ligase — MIDLTFPDGAVRQYPADATGRDVATSISPSLAKKAALIAVDGTLLDLDAPVGRSGALKIIMRDSPEALDTLRHDASHVMAQAVQELFPGTQVTIGPAIEDGFYYDFARDEPFSTDDFAKIEKRMAEIVDRDEKIRREVLPRDEAIARFEAMGETYKAEIIRDLPQGEDISVYHQGATWQDLCRGPHFPSTKFVGKAFKLTKLAGAYWRGDHRNAQLQRIYATAWASKEDLDAYLLRIEEAEKRDHRRIGKVMGLFHMQEEGRGMVFWHPKGWVLWRVLEAYMRRRLDAAGYVEVKTPQVLDRTFWEKSGHWDKYRPNMFVCETVEGEVLSLKPMNCPGHVQIFDQGQRSYRELPLRMAEFGACHRYEPSGALHGLMRVRGFTQDDAHIFCREDQIVEETARFIELTRMIHSDLGMETHRINLATRPEERAGTDEFWDKAEGQMAEAARLAGVEPVIAEGDGAFYAPKLDFIVKDAIGREWTCGTLQLDYVLPERLGAEYVGEDGQKHRPAMLHRAILGSFERFIGIMIENYAGAFPLWLAPVQAVVATITSDADGYAEEVAAKLRAAGLRVETDLRNEKVGYKVREHSVGKVPVIAVVGRNEAEKGEVAIRRLGSQAQQVVSLDEAIRILTEEATPPDLK, encoded by the coding sequence ATGATCGACCTGACCTTCCCCGACGGCGCCGTGCGCCAGTACCCCGCCGACGCCACGGGCCGTGACGTGGCGACCTCGATCTCGCCATCGCTCGCCAAGAAGGCGGCCCTGATCGCGGTGGACGGGACCCTGCTCGATCTCGACGCCCCCGTGGGCCGGTCGGGCGCGCTCAAGATCATCATGCGCGACAGTCCGGAGGCGCTGGATACCCTGCGCCACGACGCCAGCCATGTGATGGCGCAAGCGGTTCAGGAGCTGTTCCCCGGCACCCAGGTCACCATCGGCCCGGCGATCGAGGACGGCTTCTACTACGACTTCGCCCGCGACGAGCCCTTCTCGACCGACGACTTCGCCAAGATCGAGAAGCGGATGGCCGAGATCGTCGATCGCGACGAAAAGATTCGCCGCGAGGTCCTGCCCCGGGACGAAGCCATTGCGCGGTTCGAGGCCATGGGCGAGACCTACAAGGCCGAGATCATCCGCGACCTGCCGCAGGGCGAGGACATCAGCGTCTATCACCAGGGCGCGACCTGGCAGGACCTGTGCCGGGGGCCGCACTTCCCCTCGACGAAGTTCGTCGGCAAGGCCTTCAAGCTGACCAAGCTGGCCGGGGCCTATTGGCGCGGCGATCATCGGAACGCCCAGCTGCAGCGCATCTATGCCACCGCCTGGGCCTCGAAGGAGGATCTGGACGCATACCTGCTTCGCATCGAGGAGGCCGAGAAGCGGGATCACCGCAGGATCGGCAAGGTCATGGGCCTGTTCCACATGCAGGAAGAGGGCCGGGGCATGGTCTTCTGGCACCCCAAGGGCTGGGTGCTGTGGCGGGTGCTTGAGGCCTATATGCGCCGCCGCCTGGACGCCGCCGGCTATGTCGAGGTCAAGACGCCCCAGGTTCTGGACCGGACGTTCTGGGAGAAGTCGGGCCACTGGGACAAGTACCGGCCAAACATGTTCGTCTGCGAGACGGTCGAGGGCGAGGTACTGTCGCTGAAACCCATGAACTGTCCGGGCCACGTCCAGATCTTCGATCAGGGCCAGAGGTCGTATCGCGAACTGCCGCTGCGGATGGCCGAGTTCGGGGCCTGTCACCGGTACGAGCCGTCGGGGGCCCTGCACGGCCTGATGCGGGTGCGCGGCTTCACCCAGGACGACGCCCACATCTTCTGTCGCGAGGACCAGATCGTCGAGGAGACGGCCCGGTTCATCGAACTGACCCGGATGATCCATTCCGACCTCGGCATGGAGACCCACCGCATCAACTTGGCCACCCGCCCGGAAGAGCGCGCGGGCACCGACGAATTCTGGGACAAGGCCGAGGGGCAGATGGCCGAGGCGGCGCGTCTGGCCGGGGTCGAACCGGTCATCGCCGAGGGCGACGGGGCCTTCTATGCGCCCAAGCTGGACTTCATCGTCAAGGACGCCATCGGCCGCGAATGGACCTGCGGCACGCTGCAGCTCGACTATGTCCTGCCCGAGCGGCTGGGGGCGGAATATGTCGGCGAGGACGGCCAGAAGCACCGGCCGGCCATGCTGCACCGGGCCATCCTGGGCTCGTTCGAGCGGTTCATCGGCATCATGATCGAGAACTACGCCGGAGCCTTTCCGCTGTGGCTCGCGCCGGTCCAGGCGGTGGTGGCGACCATCACCTCGGACGCCGACGGCTATGCCGAGGAGGTCGCGGCGAAACTCCGCGCGGCGGGCCTGCGGGTCGAGACCGACCTCAGAAACGAGAAGGTCGGCTACAAGGTGCGTGAGCACTCGGTCGGCAAGGTACCGGTGATCGCCGTGGTCGGCCGCAACGAGGCCGAGAAGGGCGAGGTGGCGATCCGTCGCCTGGGCTCACAGGCCCAGCAGGTGGTGTCGCTGGACGAAGCGATCCGCATCCTGACGGAAGAGGCGACGCCGCCGGATCTGAAATAG
- a CDS encoding 3-deoxy-manno-octulosonate cytidylyltransferase, which yields MNPLVLIPARMAATRLPNKPLADIGGKPMIVRAYEGALASGLPVAVAAGDQAIVDAITGIGGTAVLTDPGLPSGSDRIRAALEALDPDGEYDAVINLQGDMPFADPGLATACAALLHGEPTCDIATLVATEADPSDRTNVDVVKAVLAIEEGQRHGRALYFTRSTLYGDAPVWRHIGIYGYRREALTRFCAAPPSPLETREKLEQLRALEMGLSIWAAVIGEAPLSVDNPADLEAARRLA from the coding sequence ATGAATCCCCTCGTCCTGATCCCCGCCCGGATGGCCGCGACCCGGTTGCCGAACAAGCCCCTGGCCGACATCGGCGGCAAGCCGATGATCGTGCGCGCCTATGAGGGGGCCCTGGCTTCGGGCCTGCCGGTCGCGGTCGCGGCGGGGGACCAGGCCATCGTGGATGCCATCACCGGGATCGGCGGCACGGCCGTCCTGACCGACCCCGGCCTGCCCTCGGGATCGGATCGCATCCGCGCCGCGCTGGAGGCCCTGGACCCGGACGGCGAATACGACGCCGTCATCAACCTGCAGGGCGACATGCCGTTCGCCGATCCGGGCCTGGCCACCGCCTGCGCGGCCCTGTTGCATGGAGAGCCCACCTGCGACATCGCCACCCTGGTGGCCACGGAGGCCGATCCTTCGGACCGGACCAATGTCGATGTGGTCAAGGCGGTGCTGGCGATCGAGGAGGGCCAGCGGCACGGCCGGGCCCTGTATTTCACCCGCTCGACCCTGTACGGCGACGCCCCCGTCTGGCGTCACATCGGCATCTACGGCTATCGCCGCGAGGCCCTGACGCGCTTCTGCGCCGCCCCCCCGTCGCCGCTGGAGACCCGCGAGAAGCTGGAGCAGTTGCGGGCCCTGGAGATGGGCCTGTCGATCTGGGCCGCCGTTATCGGCGAGGCCCCCCTGTCGGTCGACAACCCGGCCGACCTCGAGGCAGCGCGAAGGCTGGCCTAG
- a CDS encoding dicarboxylate/amino acid:cation symporter, producing the protein MSRPRSRLRALLSSMSLWVVVALILGLVVGALVEVSGSAALTGAIEAVEPLGGVWLNALRITVIPLVFAMLVTGIVSIADAASTGRLAVRALVVFGIMLTASTIYAILAGLGLLNLWPIDPVAGQALLSGIPGDTIAAVGEAAHTDGLRAFLNSLAPSNLIKAAADDGVLGVVVFAIAFGFAATRLEPRLRTPLALFFEATAEAVVVIVHWVLLAAPIGVFALALGVGLRAGVGAAGVLGHYIAIVCLSQIGVIILVYLAVRVFGKIGFGRFSQAIAPAQVVAFSTQSSLASLPVMVERARDYLGVSHASAGLVLPLAVAVFRLTSPVANLAVCLYAAQLYGVPLGIAALIAGGLTAIAVSIASVGLPGQVSFFASVGPICLAMGVPIGVLPLLLAVEVIPDILRTIGNVTADLAATRIIAGDDEAETETAAAGI; encoded by the coding sequence ATGTCTCGCCCCCGATCGCGCCTGCGCGCCCTTCTGTCGTCGATGAGCCTGTGGGTGGTGGTGGCCCTGATCCTGGGCCTGGTCGTAGGGGCCCTTGTCGAGGTGTCAGGGTCGGCGGCGCTGACCGGTGCGATCGAGGCGGTCGAACCCCTGGGCGGGGTCTGGCTGAACGCGCTCAGGATCACCGTCATCCCCCTGGTCTTCGCCATGCTGGTCACCGGGATCGTCTCGATCGCCGACGCGGCCTCGACCGGGCGGCTGGCGGTGCGGGCGCTCGTGGTGTTCGGCATCATGCTGACGGCGTCGACGATCTACGCCATCCTGGCGGGGCTGGGTCTGCTGAACCTCTGGCCGATCGATCCGGTGGCGGGCCAGGCCCTGCTGTCGGGCATCCCCGGCGATACGATCGCCGCCGTGGGCGAGGCCGCCCACACCGACGGCCTGCGGGCCTTTCTGAACAGCCTGGCTCCCTCCAACCTGATCAAGGCCGCAGCCGACGACGGAGTTCTGGGCGTCGTCGTTTTCGCCATCGCCTTCGGCTTCGCCGCGACCCGGCTTGAACCCCGGCTGCGCACCCCGCTCGCCCTGTTCTTCGAGGCGACCGCCGAGGCCGTGGTGGTCATCGTCCACTGGGTCCTGCTGGCCGCCCCGATCGGGGTGTTCGCCCTGGCGCTGGGCGTCGGCCTCAGGGCGGGTGTGGGCGCGGCCGGGGTGCTGGGCCACTACATCGCCATCGTCTGCCTCAGCCAGATCGGCGTCATCATCCTGGTCTATCTGGCGGTGCGGGTCTTCGGAAAGATCGGCTTCGGCCGGTTCAGCCAGGCCATCGCCCCGGCCCAGGTCGTCGCCTTCTCGACCCAGTCGTCCCTCGCCAGTCTGCCGGTGATGGTGGAGCGCGCGCGGGACTATCTGGGCGTCTCCCATGCCTCGGCCGGTCTGGTCCTGCCGCTGGCGGTGGCGGTGTTCCGCCTGACCAGCCCCGTCGCCAACCTGGCCGTCTGTCTCTACGCGGCCCAGTTGTACGGCGTGCCGCTCGGCATCGCGGCCCTGATCGCAGGGGGGCTGACCGCCATCGCCGTCTCGATCGCCTCGGTCGGCCTGCCAGGCCAGGTCAGCTTCTTCGCCTCCGTCGGCCCCATCTGCCTGGCCATGGGCGTCCCCATCGGCGTCCTGCCCCTGCTGCTGGCGGTCGAGGTCATCCCCGACATCCTGCGTACCATCGGCAATGTCACCGCCGACCTGGCCGCGACCCGGATCATCGCCGGGGATGACGAGGCGGAGACGGAGACGGCGGCAGCGGGGATCTAA
- the yidD gene encoding membrane protein insertion efficiency factor YidD, whose product MARSGTSFYERGVRAAHRGYKLTLSPWFGQSCRFLPTCSDYGRDALIQHGPVKGGWLTVRRLCKCHPFGGSGYDPVPPVETKLP is encoded by the coding sequence ATGGCCCGCTCCGGCACATCCTTTTATGAACGCGGCGTCCGCGCGGCCCATCGGGGCTACAAGCTGACGCTGTCCCCCTGGTTCGGGCAGTCCTGCCGGTTCCTGCCGACCTGTTCGGACTATGGCCGCGACGCCCTGATCCAGCACGGACCGGTCAAAGGGGGATGGCTCACCGTGCGCAGGCTCTGTAAATGCCACCCCTTCGGCGGGTCGGGATACGACCCGGTTCCGCCTGTTGAGACCAAGCTTCCATGA
- a CDS encoding peptidase S1, with product MKSTISMRLGAAAIACSMMAAAMPAAAQDPSLRPNFGSVNLNAGFTPDPYTVRITAGGDRNANDASSLGGECVGMITEAPDFRITYGAQQGLALTIRVDSREDTTLVVNGPDGQWYCGDDLQGSLNPGVIYRTPLSGVYDIWVGTYGETPAPAQIRITEMEQ from the coding sequence ATGAAATCAACAATTTCGATGCGCCTCGGCGCGGCTGCGATCGCCTGTTCCATGATGGCGGCGGCGATGCCGGCAGCGGCCCAGGATCCGTCGCTGCGGCCCAATTTCGGCTCGGTGAACCTGAATGCCGGCTTCACGCCCGACCCCTATACGGTGCGGATCACGGCGGGCGGCGACCGCAACGCCAACGATGCCTCCTCACTGGGCGGCGAGTGCGTCGGCATGATCACCGAGGCCCCCGACTTCCGCATCACCTACGGCGCACAGCAGGGCCTGGCCCTGACCATCCGCGTCGACTCGCGCGAGGACACCACCCTGGTGGTCAACGGCCCGGACGGCCAGTGGTACTGCGGCGACGACCTGCAAGGGTCGCTGAACCCCGGCGTCATCTACCGGACCCCGCTCAGCGGCGTCTATGACATCTGGGTCGGCACCTATGGCGAGACCCCGGCCCCGGCCCAGATCCGCATCACGGAAATGGAGCAATAG
- a CDS encoding leucyl aminopeptidase family protein, translating to MSLHPPILIAETDVVAVPVRLVGPDAALEGHVGTWAAANAFTGKAGQMLLVPGHDGALSEVLFGTGKTFDPKSMRGLAAKLPGGVYRLEGLAEADGAAAALAFLLGGYRFDRYKTRDGGEAARLVAPPGVDVEETLRIAAACALAREMVDTPAADMGPLQIETIAREIAESVGASIAVIEGDALLDENYPAVHAVGRAATTQRAPRVIEIGWNLTRTDLPLVALVGKGVVFDTGGLDLKSAAGMRNMKKDMGGAAHALALGRLVMQAGLGVRLVVLVAAVENAVSADAFRPGDVLSSRKGLTIEIGNTDAEGRLILADVLTRAGEHSPDLTLDFATLTGAARVALGPDLPPLYTDDEALAADLLSASATVGDPLWRMPLWAGYKPSIDSEIADVRNDSAAWAQGGSITAALFLQKFAPATGAWAHMDIFAWNSRNRPGWPEGGEAQAMRACYEMLKRRYPV from the coding sequence ATGTCGCTTCATCCTCCGATCCTGATCGCCGAAACCGACGTCGTCGCCGTTCCGGTCCGTCTGGTTGGACCGGACGCCGCGCTGGAAGGCCACGTCGGAACCTGGGCCGCAGCCAATGCCTTCACCGGCAAGGCGGGGCAGATGCTGCTGGTCCCCGGCCATGACGGGGCATTGTCAGAGGTCCTGTTCGGGACGGGCAAGACGTTCGATCCGAAATCCATGCGCGGCCTAGCGGCGAAACTGCCCGGCGGGGTCTATCGGCTGGAGGGCCTCGCCGAGGCGGACGGGGCGGCGGCCGCCCTGGCCTTCCTGCTCGGCGGCTATCGCTTCGATCGCTACAAGACCCGCGACGGCGGCGAGGCCGCGCGGCTGGTCGCGCCCCCCGGCGTCGATGTCGAGGAGACGCTGCGGATCGCCGCCGCCTGTGCTCTCGCCCGGGAGATGGTCGATACCCCCGCCGCCGACATGGGTCCGCTCCAGATCGAGACCATCGCCCGCGAGATCGCCGAAAGCGTCGGCGCCTCCATCGCGGTGATCGAGGGCGACGCCCTGCTCGACGAGAACTATCCCGCCGTCCACGCGGTCGGCCGCGCTGCGACGACCCAGCGCGCGCCTCGGGTCATCGAGATCGGCTGGAACCTGACCCGCACCGACCTGCCGCTGGTGGCCCTGGTGGGGAAGGGGGTGGTGTTCGACACCGGGGGGCTGGACCTCAAGTCCGCCGCCGGGATGCGAAACATGAAAAAGGACATGGGCGGTGCCGCCCACGCCCTGGCCCTGGGACGTCTGGTCATGCAGGCCGGGCTGGGCGTGCGGCTGGTGGTGCTGGTCGCGGCGGTGGAGAACGCTGTCTCGGCCGACGCCTTTCGCCCGGGCGACGTCCTGTCGAGCCGCAAGGGCCTGACCATCGAGATCGGCAATACGGATGCCGAAGGCCGCCTGATCCTGGCCGACGTCCTGACCCGGGCGGGCGAGCATTCGCCGGACCTGACGCTGGATTTCGCCACCCTGACCGGTGCCGCCCGCGTCGCCCTCGGTCCCGACCTGCCACCGCTCTATACCGACGACGAGGCTCTGGCCGCCGACCTGCTGAGCGCCTCGGCGACAGTCGGCGATCCCCTGTGGCGGATGCCGCTGTGGGCCGGCTACAAGCCCTCGATCGACAGCGAGATCGCCGATGTCCGCAACGATTCCGCCGCTTGGGCCCAAGGCGGCTCGATCACCGCCGCCCTCTTCCTCCAGAAATTCGCCCCCGCCACCGGCGCCTGGGCCCACATGGACATCTTCGCCTGGAACAGCCGCAACCGCCCCGGCTGGCCCGAAGGCGGCGAGGCCCAGGCGATGCGCGCCTGCTACGAGATGCTCAAGCGGCGGTATCCGGTCTGA
- a CDS encoding cytochrome c family protein, with translation MSGDLKWNKIFGAGLATAFVIIGVQQVSTHLYATHEPEKMGYFINAPEEAEGGAEEVELLPDWGTVLPIADVAAGEAAFARCKACHTDSNGGPNGIGPNLWGIVGRPVAGHAGFAYSDAMKGHVADTATWTLDALDEFIKAPQKVVAGTKMSFAGLRDTPTRVNLIAYLISQGSTGFAIPAPDPTRQPGAAPAAAPAEGAPAETTPDSATAPAGAAPADAPVGAAATQTSPAAPAAATSPAPPNS, from the coding sequence ATGAGCGGCGATCTGAAGTGGAACAAGATTTTCGGCGCCGGTCTGGCGACGGCTTTCGTGATTATCGGCGTCCAGCAGGTGTCCACGCACCTGTATGCGACCCATGAGCCCGAGAAGATGGGCTATTTCATCAACGCGCCCGAAGAGGCCGAGGGCGGCGCCGAGGAAGTCGAACTGCTGCCCGACTGGGGTACGGTCCTGCCGATCGCCGACGTCGCGGCCGGCGAAGCCGCCTTCGCGCGCTGCAAGGCCTGTCACACCGATTCCAACGGCGGCCCCAACGGCATCGGTCCCAACCTGTGGGGCATCGTCGGTCGTCCCGTCGCGGGCCACGCCGGCTTCGCCTATTCCGACGCCATGAAGGGCCATGTCGCAGACACTGCGACCTGGACGCTGGACGCGCTGGACGAGTTCATCAAGGCCCCGCAGAAGGTCGTCGCCGGCACCAAGATGTCGTTCGCCGGCCTGCGTGACACCCCGACCCGGGTCAACCTGATCGCCTATCTGATCAGCCAGGGCTCGACCGGCTTCGCCATTCCGGCACCGGATCCCACCCGTCAGCCCGGCGCCGCCCCCGCCGCCGCTCCGGCCGAGGGTGCCCCTGCCGAAACCACCCCCGATAGCGCAACGGCCCCGGCCGGCGCCGCTCCGGCGGATGCTCCCGTCGGCGCCGCCGCGACCCAGACCAGCCCGGCCGCTCCGGCGGCCGCGACCAGCCCGGCGCCGCCGAACAGCTGA
- a CDS encoding M10 family metallopeptidase C-terminal domain-containing protein yields the protein MAGGQGNDLLAGGGGADILTGGTGSDIFQYQISSNSMAESSDIITDFVTQFDAIDLTALSATSISVARLNGASVVYAQTPGGAFQLFATGATLNANDFTYTGSFGVYVIGSEGNDTIVGSSRPDPLVGNDGADTITGGGGADAIAGGAGRDVFRYVSQGDSNQTTGFDNLYDFVTGEDRVDLQLIGATSISILRTDNGSSFIYAETAQGVFLTTAAGRTVQATDITYGNGFGIYLVGSSVNDVLIGTSLADPIAGGAGNDTITGGGGADAMFGDAGADTFVYVAASDSTAAATDGIFGFVSGTDRLDLRLVRTGAADTFGIAYLQGGSFLFVDLGGNGSTDMVIGLANTTLVASDILWATGAIGEEPAVKDAGPQTLPGADEIDVFDTDMAFDLSPHSGRYMLDLEGARGFHGQDWYV from the coding sequence ATTGCCGGCGGCCAAGGCAACGATCTACTGGCTGGCGGCGGGGGGGCTGACATCCTCACGGGGGGCACTGGCTCAGACATATTTCAGTATCAGATCTCATCGAACTCGATGGCCGAGTCGTCGGATATCATCACCGACTTCGTGACCCAGTTCGACGCCATCGACCTGACCGCCCTGAGCGCGACCTCGATCAGCGTGGCGCGGTTGAACGGAGCCTCTGTGGTCTATGCCCAGACGCCGGGCGGGGCGTTCCAGTTGTTCGCCACGGGTGCGACGCTGAATGCGAACGACTTCACCTATACGGGATCGTTCGGAGTTTATGTCATCGGCTCGGAGGGGAATGACACCATCGTCGGCTCGTCACGTCCCGATCCTCTTGTCGGCAACGACGGGGCCGACACCATCACCGGCGGCGGTGGCGCGGACGCCATAGCGGGTGGGGCCGGGCGTGACGTGTTCCGCTATGTATCGCAGGGAGATTCCAACCAGACGACCGGGTTCGACAACCTGTACGACTTCGTCACGGGCGAGGACCGGGTCGACCTGCAACTGATCGGCGCGACCTCGATCTCGATCCTGAGGACCGACAACGGCTCCAGCTTCATCTACGCCGAGACGGCCCAGGGCGTGTTCCTGACCACGGCGGCGGGACGGACGGTGCAGGCCACCGACATCACCTATGGCAACGGGTTCGGCATCTATCTGGTCGGGTCGAGCGTCAATGACGTACTGATCGGGACGTCGCTGGCCGATCCGATCGCTGGAGGTGCGGGCAACGACACCATCACCGGCGGGGGTGGGGCCGACGCCATGTTCGGCGACGCGGGGGCGGATACCTTCGTCTATGTGGCGGCCTCGGACTCGACGGCGGCGGCGACGGACGGCATCTTCGGCTTCGTGTCCGGGACGGACAGGCTGGACCTGCGTCTGGTGCGGACCGGGGCGGCGGACACCTTCGGCATCGCCTATCTGCAAGGGGGGTCGTTCCTGTTCGTGGACCTGGGCGGCAACGGCTCGACCGACATGGTCATCGGCCTGGCCAACACGACGCTGGTGGCGTCCGACATCCTGTGGGCAACCGGGGCGATCGGCGAGGAACCGGCGGTCAAGGATGCCGGGCCCCAGACCCTGCCGGGAGCGGACGAGATCGATGTGTTCGACACGGACATGGCCTTCGACCTGTCGCCGCACAGCGGCCGGTACATGCTGGACCTGGAGGGCGCACGCGGCTTCCACGGCCAGGACTGGTATGTGTGA